Part of the Lolium rigidum isolate FL_2022 chromosome 6, APGP_CSIRO_Lrig_0.1, whole genome shotgun sequence genome, TGTTACTGTTATCTTGAAGACATTACCATGCACCTCTCAATCATGAGGCATTTGTTAAAATCATGTTCTGACCAGTCTAAACAAAAATATTATAGCCTGAAGATTTTGCTTCATTAGCAGACATTCTTCTATTAGGGCAGAATGCTAGTCAAACTATTGAAGGACTCGAATTTTTTTTTATGTACGAAGTGTGTTCTTTCAACATATCCATGATACAAAAACAGAAACCTCTtgcccatatgaaaatatatagtTGCATGTATACCAAATCCTAATCTAGATGATGAAGAAATGCGAGCAACATACTAACATGCTCTTACTTCAACACTCCCTCTTATGTCTAGGCTCCCAAAGTCGTAAGACAGGGGCAAGAGTGAGTTGCAAATATAATTCTTAAAATTGTGTCATCAATGTTTGGAACCGAAGAACAGAAACAGAAGAATGTTAAGGTTTTTCGTTCTGTTCTACAAAAAGTCGTAACACAGCGAAACAGATACAGAACCAATAACCTGTTCATGTTACGTTGTAAGATTATTACAGCCAAGAAAATGAAAAGCATAAGGGAGACATAAAGGAAAGATCAAAAGTAGAAAGGATATGGTGGGTAACTTGATATTGCTGCCACTTACAGTATCACACAGACTTCATGGGGCTTTAGTGTCCCTGTAGGGTCTGTTGTGCCCATCAGATTATAACACTGATCGATAGGGATCTtgccttgtttgattccttttctttccactTTAGTCATTAGAGTGAGCTGGTGTTGTAAatatgcatcatcctctggtcgaATTCCAGAAAGGATCATCCGTGCAGACATTGAATCATCCATGCCAGCATAGTTAAATGCAACTGTAAGAGGGTTCTCATTAATAGAATGCAAAGGCACTAGGAAAATGCATACAGATGTTCGTATAGTTGAAAGCGACAAAATCATACTCCCTCCAATACCAATTTATCAGGGTACTACGCACTTCGAGAAAAAACTTTGACCactaatttgatcaacaaaatataagatatataacaaaaattatatcattggaaacttcttttaaatatgaatccaataatataatttttgtggcatatatctcatattttgttaaccaaattaatggtcaaagttttTTTCTCGAAATGCATAATACCCTAATAAATCGGTACGGagggataaaatatcaaagaAGTGCAGCATATCCCCTATGTCTATAATACCGCTGTCAGATCAATTTATTTATCTTGGAGGTGTGCCCATTCTTGCCATACAAAAATGATAATACACTGTGATCATGATCTTTTGCTTTCGAAATGAGAATGGTGCATAAGTATGTGCATTGTTCATGATGCAAACCAACCTTCAAGGGAATCTCTAGTTTTATGGCGAGCTGTCTCAACATCTTTTAGTGCCTTCCCTAGAAGGTCAATAAAATAATCCGCTGGAACCCCTCCATAGTGAAGTAGTGTGATTAAGAACCTCGATGTCACTGCCCTTTTGGGACGGTTGCTGAAAAATATGTTGAAGTGTCAACAAAAGGCAAGAACTGATAGTGTAGGAAACGCTCAAGAAAAATCTCAACATGTATCAAAACCATAACACTACCACTATACAGGAATTAACTTTCTGTCTTTCAGCCACCAAACTAATTcaaaaagcttcattttcataaaattaaaaaatgaaGATAGACCATGTGCTAGACAAAGAAAATCCCTTCCACAGTTTTATGGGAACTTTCCCAGTTCTTACTGAAGCAAAAGTGGTTTGAGCGATTGCATCTAAATGGTTTGTGTTAGATATAACCCCTATGAAAGAGCAAGTCTGTACTCcttgtgttttgtgtgtttgttgacaACACGTGAACGAATTATACCGTGTGCTAACTGTGTAGGGAATTTTACTGAAGCACAAGACGGTTGATTACCCACCAAAACTAGAGGATTGTCATCAAAGTTTAGTCTACGATACAATCTTTTTGGTTTTTCGTgtgtgtgttgtgtgtgtgttTGCAGCAGAGGAAGAAGCAACAACAATGCTGAAGAAGGGGGAGGGGGGTGAATGGCCTGCCTGGCTCAGGCCTGGAATCTACGGAGAAATCAGCGTAccaccattgttgctgagcttaaactcCGTGGATCTCCCTCCCTGGCCAACCAATCATCCCCAAACTTTGGTAACCGAAGGAGGAGGGCCCGATCTACCTGTCTACCCAAGAAATTTTGAATTCCTCCAACTATTTTTAGTGGAACTTGTAACCCTAGATCCCCTTAGTGGTGATCCTTGTTGTCAGGTTGCCATGAGGCTTTGCTTGGTATTGTCCTAGCACTTGGTgacgttgggagcctccaattcagttgtggagtaTAAAAATGgactagcacctattcacccccctctagtcgCTCAAACTATCCATTCACCCAACTCATACAGTCATACCTTAATCCAGTAAATGTATGTCCACATTACTTACCCTGTGGAAACAAGTTCCAGTGAGTTGAAGGAGTGCCCACCTAACAAATTAGGATCTGAGTTTACTTTTATCATTGATGGTCGTATATGGATAGTCCTCTTAGGAAGCTGCAACAAGAAATATATTTCTTACAAAATGTTGAGGGGATGTGCTTGTAAAAGAGAACCACAAATATTGTTCCAAACATATCCATGTTGAAAATAATGTATCGAAAAATAGGGGAACAAATCTTTGATGTGATTACTCATTCATATTACTAGTATTGAGTCTCAGGTTGTCATAAACTCATGATATAATGTAAGTTTTGAGCCAGAAGAAATGAATGTGCAAAAAGTATAACAAAAAATGGTAAATGCGAAAGATAGGAAATGAAGGTAATGCATCCATGCAAACTTTTTTAAggttaaaaaaatcatttttttttcACTGAAACAGCTATTTGCTAAATAATAACAATCTTAAAACAATTAAATTCAAGCCATGCAAAGTGATAACTGATAAATTATATACCTTTCTAACAACGAGAAGGGTTCCCTTTACAGCAAGTCCATTATAGAACAAACGAACCTGCATAAGAAGAGGCTAGAGAGAGCGAAGGGAAGAACAATAAATTGGTTAGGTAAGTAAGAGATGTTTTGAACGGGAGAGTTTATTGCTTCTGGCAGTGGTGGAGCTTGACCATAAATTGAGAGGGGGCAAAAGGAGTGAAAAACATAATTGAGGAGGGCAATATGAAGTATTGTGCTATGTATGGTGCAAAATTATGCTAATTATGCACTAGCATCAGAAGGAAATTCTAGGAGCTGTGGGTGGGGGTGGGAACTCTGGCCAATGGCCCCAACTAAGCTCCCCCATGGGCTTCCAGCCTCTGCACCCAGTGAGTGCACCTAGCTCATGGCCAACAAATAAGATCATCGTATTGTTTAGTCCAAAAATTACATGATCATCGATGCCAAACTGATCCTCCTTTGAACCCACAGTATCCTGTGGAAAGTGTAACAAAGAATTGAATTAAAATCAAAAATAATGAAGCAAGCAAAACTTGAAAAGGCAGGTATTGGCTAAAATAGCAATCAACAAGTTCGGAAACTATTATATATATTCCTAAAGTATGATTTTTTATGGGGTAAAGTTTACCACTAATACCCATTTGTTAGATGAGTCCACAAATTTCCCATCTGAGCTTAAATACGCTCCTCGGTTAAACAATACAGTATATTGTAATGGATTTGATAATGTAGAATGACATATCACAACTAATGTTGAGGTTGCATTGTGTATATCAAGCTACCGACAATGTTCTGCTGATCTGAGATGAAATATCACTGAAGTATATCGTAAATACCATTGGCATGCCATGTAGTTTAAGTTCAGTATGGACAaaacaagcaaaaatttaggacgTAATGGAGACGCACGTGTCTACAGCACTTGATATTCCACTGCCAACAACTAAAGAGGGTCCTTAGATATGGAGCGTGTGATTGAATGATTCAACATGAAAGCCGAAACACGAAACTAATATATGGTGGATATCTATGGATCAGCATAAGTGTGCCAAGCTCATTAGGCGCAAAGATTCCAGCACTGTCCAACCCAGAATCCATGCTTAGGTGAGTCGCAAAGTAAATGAAATCCTACAAATGATTTTTCCTTATCTGTACCTCATGTGTCCTTGAAAAGTTCCCCTTAAAGACACCTGTAGGACATCTCTTAGCTAAATCTTCTGATATTAGCCCAGTCCCGTCAGTGTGGATCAAAACCTCCCCATGCTTGAGAACAATTCTTCCATTTTTGTCCTGAAATAAATCAATGAACATATATGACAATAACATATTCTAGTGGCAAGCCAAAACATCAACGGAAAGAGATATTACCTCGCAAGGTACATCATCAATAGTTACAACTTTAACTGTTGATAGGTCTTCAGCGTTTAGTAgtgtaatagttttggacaatatcaaagaAAACCTGTCATTCCAAAAAAAAACAATTAAATTTAAACCTCAAAACGAGATAGTGATTAGAGCCATAAACAAGGATGAAAGGCGGAACAGCATCCTGTGTTCATGTTCATTTCTGTCGTAAAAGTTGTTGTAACAATCCATGTACGGTAGCATTTGCAAAACAAACCGCCAAAAAGAAATTGCAGAACATATCATCAAAACTAATCAAACTACAAGTTTTCATAATGTAACACCTCTTTTCGGTTATTTTGTTAGCGATCCAAGCTCCAACGCAGAAAGCAAGAGAATAAGATTTACTAAAAAGTAACAGGATGACATATCCTAGAATATATGCTTAAAGGTATGCATTATTGGTTGATAATGGGTGTAAATAAAACTGCTAACCTGGCTAAATATTTTGCCACACTAGGAACAGTGTGAATGTGCATAAATATCTTGCGGACGTCACCAATTGTTCTGTCGGAGAGGAACTGAGGCACACCCCTGCCCCAACCAGACTCGGTGCAAACAAAGTAGCACCTAACAGAAGAAGTGCATCTCTTGTTTCTCTCCTTTCTTTCCTCTTTTATTTTGTCGGCCTTCCCGCTATCTTTGAAAACTGATAATAAAGGAGACCAGTCAAGAAAAATGATCCAACTTAATCAACGCGTAGTAAGGAAGACCAGTCAAGACAAATGATCCAACTCAATCAATGCGTAGTTACTATACATAATTCGTGACCTTCTAATTAAAAAAATAGTAGATATTACCCCAACTCGGAGTTCATGGATGCTACGGTTCCACGGACGGCCTCGAGAACATGGCGAGCTGTGGTGGCGGGGAGAGCAGCTTTGCAACAAGGCCTGATTAAGAGAATTGGGTCTGGGCACACAGTGTCAATCTGGGAGGACAACTGGTTGCCGGGGGCCCGGTCACTACGGCCGATGGGCGTCTAGCATCAGCAACCTGTGACATGGTGAGTGAACTGATTGATCAGGTTACTTACCAGTGGCGAGTGGAGAAACTGCGAGAAAATTTTATGGCCCTTGATGTTGACCGGACCATGCAAATACCGTTGAGACATCAGGGGGGGGGGGCAGATTGGATAGCATGGGCACTAGAGAAGTCAGGGCAATTTTCAGTCCGATCAGCTTATAGAGCTCTGGTTGAGTCTAGTGTGGAACAAGAAGTGGTAGAAGCAGGTGCAGCTTCCTCCTCAGATTCAGAGAAAAGGGAAGTCTGGAAGTTGGTTTGGAAACTCGATGCAGTACCCAAATTGCAAGTTTTTTGGTGGAGAGTTCTTAAAGGCATTTTGCCTGATTACTCGACTCTCTCCCGGTGGCATGTCAGAGAAGATAGCACTTGTGGGATCTGTAAAAATGCGAGCGAGAATTTGCTTCATGCCTTGACTGAATGTGCACATGCCAAGCTGTTTTGGACAGTTGCGAAGGATGTTCTCAAGCTGAAGCTTCCTAGACTCCATCCGGAGACATGGGCTTCTGATATCCTTATCGAGCCCTGGTTCACAGGAAGGGAGCGGGCCATTGTTGTGACAGTGATGTACTCAATCTGGTCATCTCGTAATAATTGGACGCATGGGGGGAAAGGTTATGATCCAGAGACGGCGATCGAGCAGGTCCGTCAGACTATTCTAGACCTCGAACTTCCGAGGAAAGTGAAGGTAGTGCCACCGCCACGGCCGGCATGTATATGGCACGGACCACCTGAGGGGTATGTGAAGCTGAACCTGGACGGCGCAATTTGCAAACAGGAGAGCACGGCTGGGAGTGGTGGAGTAGCTCGTGACGAAACCGGCTTCCGAGGTGCTTGGAGTAAAGTATACCAGGGGATTAGCGACCCTCTTTGCGCGGAGGCTTTGGCCTTCCGAGATGCAGTCTTATTCGCACAAGAAAGAAATTTCCGCTCAATCATCTTTGAGACGGATTGCTCGGAACTGGTGCGCTATTGGGAAGCAAGGCGAACTGATCGATCGGCGATAGCAACCTTGCTTCAGGATGTTAGTGAACTGGTAGCCTCTTTTCAGTTTTTCTCTTTAGTTTCTACACGTCGCTCAGCTAACACCGTGGCACATTTATGCGCGCGCGCTGCGTGTCTCGGAGGTGTGTCACAGGTATGGATGAGGGCGATTCCAGATTTTTTAGTAGACAGCATTTGTGCTGATTGTACCAGCTCTGTTATAAGTTAATAAAGAGAGGCAGttcccccaaaaaaaaaaaaattaaaaaaatagtaGCACGAACGGCACACTAATGTTGTGGCATCAGCTGATCCATGGATCTGTGCTGGATAGGGCACCAGAGGATGTGGCCGGTAGCGACGAGCGGGCTTTGACCAGCAAAATATTCTTTGCGGGATGTGAAATATTAGAAATTTGGAAGGGTTGACGAAAGACCAAAAGAATCGGGAGAGAGGGTTTCATCTTACTGTTCGAATCAAATGTCTTTTTGGCTTAAATTGCCCATAAAGGGACGACTCAGACTCAATGGACTGGAGTCGAAACTCCAAAACTTAATTCACTATGACTACTACATGGTCACCATGAATTTAAACTTACTGAAAAAAAACAGAAGCCTATTAAGCATACATTTTGGTTTCATGCTACGATCACCACGTCATGCAAAAAAGGGATGCTGCATTATGTGATTTCTATTTACCATGCTTGATTCTCTTGGTCCTTAGTACCACAACATGTATGCCATAGTGTCCCACGCATGGTGCCTACGTCCTGATTAGTAGACTATGTTAACAACTCTGGATAAGTCAGGAGTTATTTTCGAGATATTAGGCCATAGAAGAAGAGTACATGCTTCCTAGGAGGGGGATAAGTCAGGAGTAGCCTGACTGAGATAGTGAGATGTTATAGAGCCAAGGTTGGTTAGCTGGCTTCTACTTGCACACGGGATTTCTAGTCTAGACTAACACAAGTACACAACCCATCTACCATGGAAAATAAAGGTGCAGCCAGAGAAGATGCAAGTGGAAAAACTGTGTTCCAGATGAGTTTTAATATTCTTAGTTCTAGCTAAAAATCTCAATACCAGTCTGTAGTGTTATTATTTATTACGCTTATTTTTGTTTGAGAATTAGCCTTTGTATCTATATTTAACAGTAGTACTAAATTATATAGTGACCCATTTTCGTTCATCAACGGGTATGATATCAGTTACTGGAAGACTCCATACGTGAAAGCTGCAATTGGCTTAAGTGTGACTGTACAATAGTGTGGAGCAATAGTAGCAATTACTGAGTCTAGCATTGTAAATAGAGCCAGATGGATGTTGCATTCTAAGAGACAGAAACTTACTGAAAAACCGATAGCAACGCAAACCCAACATGATCCCATCTTCAAAAAGGTGATGGTAAACTTGACAGAGGTTTCCAAAGTTATCAGTAGCGTTTGCATGCACAGATACATCTGAAAATTTCACGGCAAGAACATTGTCTTCACCAACAACTTTGTGTAGACGAGTCGTTGCATTCTCTATAAATGGCCCCTGGAACcaataaaaatatgaaataatATACAAACTTGAAGAAGGAAAAACTATTCTACTAATGGTGTCATATTATCTATTCACAGCAAGTCAACAAACAAGGCTCACATTTTTCTTAATAATTTTCAAGTGAAATATCTCACTTGCTAATTTGACATTACCATAAAGAATAGTCAGATAATGTTTTCCAGTGTTACAACTTTAGTGAAGAAATAGCACCCGCAGGCTTAACAAAGTTAGCCTTGTACAGCTTTATTTTACTTTCTGTGAGTTTCTTCGTAGCTTTGCTACAACCTTGTAATGCTTCCATCTTCTCGACGGTTTTCTTCTGATATATAATGACACACGCTTAGAcgtgtgttcgagaaaaaaaaaatagtgaaGAAATGACACGCGAACTTGACCTCAATTAATTTCTTCAATGCACTGAGTGATTGAGCAATTAAAATGTTCAGCTAGAAAACTGATTAACAAGGTGACCACTCGGCAGTTGTGCACATAAAAAACATGGTTTTGGTGCCCATGCGCGCCCACATCCATGCATATGACATATGCATGATAATATTTAAAGTTTATAGGTATGAATAACATTGCATACTGATTTCTAAATTTTTCTCATAATTGGATCATTTAATCACACACTTTCTACAAACAAGGCCCCTATGAGCACCAACGAATTTTCCAAGCAGTAGATTTGAAAAAAAAACTGATGTGTATCATGAGGAGGTAATGAATATCAAAGGCTCAAGAGGACAAAGTTAACTTTCAGACCTTAAAAATTGTGATTGTAGAGTTGCCTCTTTGCTCGATATTGCAATGGTACACTCTTGTCTTGTTTGGGTCCCAATCGAGGTTCTACAATCATCAGTTCAAGAATAATACCACAATGTGCATGGTAGCATCTAGTCTAGTATCTATGAATAGAAAGCACATGAAGAAATAAAATATATTTGACCTATCTGAATAGGACTACAAATTTCTCATTCCGATAGGCATGAATGTTTGGGGTACTATTATAACATGAGCCTATAGTATGTTCTCGGAGATCCATATTGGCCTATCTCCACCAGTATAACCATTTATTCTCATTAACCTTATAAAATTAATTGGCAAGATAAAAAAAGGCAAGAAATTAATGTATTTTAAGTATGATAACTAAATAGCAACATTCATAAACTTTTTCTTGAACACGAGCATTTAACAAACTGAAATTTGTCAGGTGGAAAAGAGAACGGGTATCCAACAAAATAGAAAAGCTTGTGCATACATGGGAATGCAACAATCATTGGTGGCTGGTTGCTTGTGCTTTCATCTGTGTTTGTAGTATAGATAACAGTTGTAGCCAGCAGCAAACATAAATAGATGTTTAATAAGAGAACGAAACCAAACCTTTCTTCTATCCGATTCTGCTATAAACTCGTGACCAAATTTGTTCCAGATTTCCGACTCAAAACGATCCATGGGCAGTGAATTTAAGAACCTAATATAGCCCTCATGTAGTACACTCACATCTTCTATCTTCTTGCTATAAATGGAGGCAACATGAATTAGTAACAGCAGAAACACATATCCAGAAGAAAGGTGCATGCGTTATACAAATATGTCCTGTGTAGAATACATTACTAAAGTTTTGCAGTAGCATATTTATTAATTAAATAAAAACATAAACCAAGTGAAGCCTTACCCTGCAAGGTAGACATATATCAGGAAAATCCGAACAAACTCTAGCTCCCCCAGCGCTAACATCTGAGGGCTCGCTGTTGCCCTTGATGTGTTTGCGGTGACAAGAGGTTCTACTGGCATCGCATTTCCTGACGGGCAACCCATTTGATGCAGATGTCTGGTGATCTGGCGCACAGGGGTTGGGGTTGAATCCATCCTTCGAGAAGTAGGAATCGTCTGCCGGACCGGGCTATCGAACCCCGCCTGATCCCGCAACCCAGACACCATGCCAAAACCAGGGCTCCCAGGTTGCATTACAGCATGGTCTGGTTCTGGCACCAAGTGGCCGAACGGTGTGGTAGGACTTTCAGCCTGCAACGGTTGCTGTACCTGGTCTTGCATCCTGAGAGGTAGGACCCCTTCCATCCCTCCTTGGTTTGGCATAGCACGCGCCGTTTCTGGGAGGTGAGAATCAACTGCCATGGGAGCAGAGTTTATCCAACCGAACGGGTTCTCCTCAACCTCCATCCCGACGGGGTTGGGCGTGAAGCAAGCAGCTGCTCCAGCAGGACTCTCACGGCTATGTAGACCGTAAGGCAGCTGGCGGGCAGAGCTTTCGACTGCCTCGATCATGGCGTGGTTCGAGGGGTTGAAGGCCATTTGACTGTTTGTGACCTCATCGTCCATCTGAATATCGTCGTCGTGCATCGGTCCCTGTACAGAGTCATCTGTTGGATGGAGGAAAGACTTCAAGGTTAGAAATGAAGGTATATTATAATGCGGTATAGTACCGGTGCTACATGTGAGAAATAACCAGCTTAGCCCGAGAGAATTTAGATTCGGAAACACATCAATGTATCAGAGACATTTTAAGAGGGAAACAAACGGATCCAACAAATTGAAGTACTGAAACCCAACAGGTACCAACAGATCATGCTCGAGCAGCAGTCCTCGTAGCTACGCACGTGAGGTAAAGTACAATTCCTTTCCGCAAAGAATAGCTGATGTAAAATTTCACTGGAAGAACAGATGAAAAAATCGATGCCTACAGTTAAAAAAAAGAGAGGCGTCCCAAAAATGTGCACAGAAAAATAAATCACTAAAAAAGGTGTAGAAAACTCAGATCCTGTAAAATTCCAGTACAGCGCCGACAAACCCAAAATGAGGAAAAAAATCAAACGGGGGACGTTTCCCACCAGAACGGCCCGAAACAGCAAGTCCGAGGGAGGGAGGGGAACAAAACAAATACTAAACCGCACCGCACCTCCGCGGGAGGGCCCCGAGCtccaggcggcggcgctgggggcGTCGGGCGCCCGGCGCGCCGTCCACATGATGTAGGCGGAGAAGTTGTTGACGGGCGTCGGCGACTCGCCGACCATCCGCAGcacccgcagcgccgccgcctcgccgacgtCCGCGAGCTGCTGGCGCGCCTTCGGGTCGGCGAGCTGCCGCAGCGTGCCCTCGATCCGCGCCAGCTCCCAGCCCACCGCCTCGGGCAGCGCGGCGGCCTCCCGGGTGGCCCGCATTTGCGCCGGGGAGGTCGGGCCCCGGGAGCCCATCGGGGTTTAGGGCTTGGGGCCTCCTCGCGGAGGagctcggcggcgcggcgggattGGTGGACGTTGGTGGAGAGATTGATCGGGGAATTCAAACGCAGGAAGTGAAGAGAGATTGTGGGGAGCAGGGGGCGCGAGCAGTATACTGCTTTTGAAGCTTGCAGAGGAAGGAGGAAGGAGGTGGGCCCGGAATGGTGGTGGGCCCGGAATGGGGAGGTGGCGTGCCAAGTGGTGAGATTGGACGGCTGACCTGGAATCTCGCGCGACGTGGCGGCGCATGCGTGCGCAGCGGAATGGGTCCTTTGGCACTTTTGCAGTAGGGCGATTCCCTTCCATCACTGCACAGTGCAGACGAGCAGTACTCCTCACCACCAACAAAGATAAGGAGTTTCTTTGAACTAAATGTTTTTTTCAAGCTCTAAATCATTTGTAGCCCCTTCTAAAATTTTAAGACTTCCATGTTCTCTCTCGATCATAACACAAGTTAAAAAAATTAGACCCACGGACACTAGCACCCAGGGCATATTCTTATAGAAGAAGCTAAATGAGCCACAAATCCGTGTTTGAGGAGATTCAAACCCGGGTTGCGGGGTAGCCACCAACTCGAGCTAATCATCTGATCCTTAGGTCATTCTCAATTCAGTCTGGCTAGTTTTCATGAATCTAACCATCCAATGACCTAGTAATCTAGCTGTTTTTTTTTACCTAGATAGAGGGTATGAAAGGTCTGACATCGTTGAGTCCGTAGTCTTATATGGCGTCACCTAACTAAAATAGCAAAACAAACTGACATGTCTTATCTATTTTTGACCCATCCTACGATTAAAAATGGCTAAGTCTAGTGACTCAAACTAGCCATCTACAGGAAGGGCATAGAAATTTTGAAGTTTTAGAAGAAGCCACAAGTGATATAGAGTTTAGAACTCACTCTTTTGGGTGTGCCGCCTCTTCTTTCCCCCATACCTATCTCGGTCTTCCGCTCTCCACCCATAAACTCCGCTTCGCTGACTTTGCTCCAATCATCTCAAAGAGCGATATGCGCCTCTCTGGTTGGCGTGGTCGCTCCATCCCCATCGGTTCTCACCTTCATGTCTCCCACGCCATGAGCGTCAGCCTCCTTCCGGTCGTCGTCATTTAGGCCATTGACAAGCAACGTCGCGTGTTTCTCTGGACTGGCGAGGAAACTTGCAATGGTGGGCATTGCAAGGTCGCTTGGACCGACATGTGTGCCCCGAAAAAACTTGGGGGAGGGGACTTGGCATCCTCTCTATCCCTGCCCAAAACTCTGCGCTTCTCGCCACGTTCCTTACCAAGCTTCACTCTGATTCCGCTGCTCCCTGAACCTGCTGGTTTCATCGGATGTATGGCTGGGCTCGATCTAGAGACCTGGGGGACCAGCATTATCTTGATACACCCATCTGGACAAATATTATGGCCGGGCTCGAAGACTTCCACTCGGTATCCAAGGTTGTTGTTGGGAATGGCATCTCAACTGCTTTCTGGTTTGACCTTTGGCTTAGGCCTACCCCCTCCATGTCCGCTTTCCCTACCTCTTCTCCCACTCCAACCGCCCCCAAGTCAATGTTGCTACCGTTCTTCGCTCTGGCGACCCTTGGACCGCGCCTTTCGACCGCTGTTGTGACTGAGCACCATGTCCTTACCTTCGAGCTTAACTCCCTGGAGCTCAACGATAACCTAGATTTTCGTGATAGCCGCCTCACTAACAAAAAAAACTTTCAAAAAGAAGTTTTCTATGCCAATTCCTTTAGGCATGTGCAGACTGATGAGCTGGCCACAAGGATCTAGCGGAGCGTTGC contains:
- the LOC124660027 gene encoding probable RNA-dependent RNA polymerase 3, coding for MHDDDIQMDDEVTNSQMAFNPSNHAMIEAVESSARQLPYGLHSRESPAGAAACFTPNPVGMEVEENPFGWINSAPMAVDSHLPETARAMPNQGGMEGVLPLRMQDQVQQPLQAESPTTPFGHLVPEPDHAVMQPGSPGFGMVSGLRDQAGFDSPVRQTIPTSRRMDSTPTPVRQITRHLHQMGCPSGNAMPVEPLVTANTSRATASPQMLALGELEFVRIFLIYVYLAGKKIEDVSVLHEGYIRFLNSLPMDRFESEIWNKFGHEFIAESDRRKNLDWDPNKTRVYHCNIEQRGNSTITIFKGPFIENATTRLHKVVGEDNVLAVKFSDVSVHANATDNFGNLCQVYHHLFEDGIMLGLRCYRFFIFKDSGKADKIKEERKERNKRCTSSVRCYFVCTESGWGRGVPQFLSDRTIGDVRKIFMHIHTVPSVAKYLARFSLILSKTITLLNAEDLSTVKVVTIDDVPCEDKNGRIVLKHGEVLIHTDGTGLISEDLAKRCPTGVFKGNFSRTHEDTVGSKEDQFGIDDHPLLMQVRLFYNGLAVKGTLLVVRKLPKRTIHIRPSMIKVNSDPNLLGGHSFNSLELVSTGNRPKRAVTSRFLITLLHYGGVPADYFIDLLGKALKDVETARHKTRDSLEVAFNYAGMDDSMSARMILSGIRPEDDAYLQHQLTLMTKVERKGIKQGKIPIDQCYNLMGTTDPTGTLKPHEVCVILDNGPISGEVLVYKHPGLHFGDIHVLTAIFSKDIQDVVGDSKYAILFPISGPRSLADEMANSDFDGDVYWVSRNPQLLKYFKQSEPWYPRNPPRKTEQEKPQKYDASELESVLFREFVRTRFTPSYVLGAAADCWLVYMDRLLTSEVEENKTEWELIKAKMLKLVDIYYDALDAQKTGNKITIPGYLRVKIYPHFMERKGYTVPPYHSTSVLGKIYDEAESQQSETVHPIKISPLTCFTEEEVTEERKIWGPRYQEYLKLSSPLCDVNRNPPISKEEKNMRFQELFKHYKQMLYEAVELEESQRNRFVVFKEACAIYQIVYEKALQKGDVGKCGFAWKVAGRALCQFYVIKCGGETALVNMQVVREAFKRGA